The following are from one region of the Rhodopirellula sp. P2 genome:
- a CDS encoding ATP-binding protein translates to MPSSSPTQTSATPSPDVFEKLATFYLGREYDLANGKALDDLLLYDAKDLCTHAMCVGMTGSGKTGLCLSLLEEAAIDGIPAICIDPKGDLANLMLAFPDMKPDDFLPWLEQGEASRKGMTLEEYAAKTAETWKNGLASWGQSTDRVARFKAAADVAIYTPGSNTGIPLTVLKSFDAPPPEVLSDTDAMRERVTGAASGLLTLLGMEADPLLSREHILISSILDHCWRDGRSVTIGDLIGLISAPPITRVGVLDLDTFMPPSERAKLAMTLNNLLASPAFSSWLEGESLSIPDLLYTKEGKPKLSILSIAHLGDQERMFFVTILLNEIVSWMRTQSGTSSLRAMLYMDEVAGYFPPVANPPSKPPMLTLLKQARAFGLGVTLATQNPVDLDYKGLSNIGTWFLGRLQTERDKARVLDGLEGAAAQSGKPFNKAEMEQLLASLGSRVFLMNNVHDDGPTVFQTRWAMSFLAGPLARDQIAMLMADRKAELAAEQAGQHESVSNEVSSPSRPVLPTGIGEAFLVPIRYPGGEGRRVYRAALLGEGSMHFVRSSAGVDEWVDARRVLRCGQGVPEDVWESSEPLDVDAEWVSDPEEGFDFTDLPDDLRGASKLKSIQKRLKDYLYRHHPMELFKSPALGEYAPAGANEVEARLHFQQAAREERDLQTEKLRDKYGSKMKSLESKMRTAEERIAREEGQYESAKMSSLLSFGTSLISAFMGRKIASRTNVSKMSTAARGASRAAQQRGDVKRAEAALEQLHIDMQELEDELRHEIDQLGQEFDIENLELETVTIPPRKSDLKIGDPVILWTPWQVDSTGEATALF, encoded by the coding sequence ATGCCTTCATCTTCTCCCACTCAAACATCCGCCACACCGTCTCCCGACGTGTTTGAAAAGCTGGCCACGTTCTATTTGGGACGCGAGTACGATCTCGCCAACGGCAAAGCACTCGACGATTTGCTGCTCTACGATGCGAAAGACCTGTGCACGCATGCGATGTGCGTGGGCATGACCGGCAGCGGAAAAACCGGCTTGTGCCTGTCCTTGCTGGAAGAAGCCGCGATCGACGGCATCCCAGCGATCTGCATCGATCCCAAAGGGGATTTGGCGAACCTGATGCTCGCCTTCCCCGACATGAAACCCGACGATTTCCTGCCCTGGCTGGAACAAGGCGAGGCGTCTCGCAAGGGCATGACGCTGGAGGAATACGCTGCGAAAACAGCCGAGACCTGGAAAAACGGCTTGGCCTCCTGGGGGCAATCCACCGACCGCGTCGCCCGCTTCAAAGCCGCCGCCGACGTCGCGATCTACACCCCCGGCAGCAACACCGGGATCCCGCTGACCGTCCTGAAGAGCTTCGACGCGCCACCCCCGGAGGTCCTGTCGGACACCGACGCGATGCGAGAACGTGTCACGGGTGCTGCCTCGGGATTGCTAACGCTGCTGGGGATGGAAGCGGACCCGCTGCTTTCACGCGAACACATTTTGATCAGCTCGATCTTGGACCATTGTTGGCGGGACGGACGCAGCGTCACGATCGGTGACTTGATCGGTTTGATCTCCGCACCACCGATCACCCGCGTCGGTGTGCTCGACCTCGACACCTTCATGCCGCCCAGCGAACGAGCCAAACTGGCGATGACGCTCAATAACTTGCTGGCGTCCCCCGCGTTCTCGTCGTGGCTGGAAGGGGAATCACTCTCGATCCCCGATTTGCTGTACACCAAAGAAGGCAAACCCAAACTCTCGATTCTTTCGATCGCACACCTCGGCGATCAAGAACGCATGTTCTTCGTCACCATCTTGCTCAACGAGATCGTCTCCTGGATGCGAACGCAAAGCGGCACCAGCTCACTGCGCGCGATGCTGTACATGGACGAGGTGGCTGGTTACTTCCCACCGGTCGCCAACCCGCCATCCAAACCACCGATGCTGACGCTGCTCAAACAAGCCCGAGCGTTTGGACTGGGAGTCACACTTGCGACTCAGAACCCAGTCGACCTGGACTACAAAGGCTTGTCCAACATCGGCACTTGGTTCCTCGGCCGCTTGCAAACCGAACGCGACAAAGCGAGGGTCCTGGATGGGCTGGAAGGAGCCGCTGCGCAATCAGGCAAACCCTTCAACAAAGCTGAGATGGAACAATTGCTCGCTTCACTGGGCAGCCGTGTGTTCCTGATGAACAACGTCCACGACGACGGGCCGACCGTGTTCCAAACTCGCTGGGCGATGTCGTTCCTGGCGGGCCCCTTGGCTCGCGACCAAATCGCCATGTTGATGGCCGACCGCAAGGCGGAACTGGCGGCCGAACAAGCCGGTCAACACGAATCGGTCTCCAATGAAGTCTCCTCGCCCAGCCGCCCGGTTTTGCCGACCGGAATCGGCGAAGCGTTCTTGGTTCCCATTCGGTACCCTGGCGGCGAGGGTCGCCGTGTTTACCGAGCGGCGTTGCTGGGCGAAGGCTCCATGCACTTCGTCCGCAGCAGCGCCGGCGTGGACGAATGGGTCGATGCCCGCCGAGTCTTGCGATGCGGCCAGGGCGTTCCCGAGGATGTGTGGGAATCCAGCGAACCTCTGGATGTCGACGCCGAATGGGTGTCCGATCCCGAGGAAGGTTTCGACTTCACCGATCTGCCCGACGACCTTCGCGGAGCCAGCAAACTGAAGTCGATTCAAAAGCGATTGAAAGACTATCTCTACCGCCATCATCCCATGGAGCTTTTCAAAAGCCCCGCCCTCGGTGAGTACGCCCCTGCAGGTGCCAATGAAGTCGAGGCACGACTGCACTTCCAACAAGCCGCTCGTGAAGAACGCGATTTGCAAACGGAAAAACTGCGAGACAAGTACGGCTCCAAGATGAAGTCACTCGAGAGCAAAATGCGAACGGCAGAGGAGCGAATTGCCCGTGAAGAAGGGCAATACGAATCGGCCAAGATGTCATCGTTGCTGTCCTTTGGCACCTCGCTGATCAGTGCCTTCATGGGACGCAAGATTGCCAGTCGAACGAACGTTTCCAAGATGTCGACGGCGGCACGTGGCGCGTCACGCGCCGCTCAACAACGCGGCGATGTCAAACGCGCCGAAGCGGCGCTGGAGCAACTGCACATCGACATGCAAGAACTCGAAGA
- a CDS encoding purine-nucleoside phosphorylase: MLDLHDKIEEACTEIRRHTRDTPRVGIILGTGLGGLVEDIEVEASLDYSEVPHFLKSTATSHAGRLIIGRMGGVPVLAMEGRFHFYEGYDLKDITLPVRVFKAMGAELLIVSNACGGMNPYFNNGDIMVIEDQINLMGGNPLIGINDDRLGPRFPDMCEPYDQTWIDRTLAIARRNEIYPHKGVFVAVAGPCLETRAEYRYLRQIGADVVGMSTVPETIVAVHAGMKVVGLSVITDMCLPDALKPADVSEIIATANAAEPKLRAIVRGIVEECGEVRIA; this comes from the coding sequence ATGCTCGATCTGCACGACAAAATTGAAGAAGCCTGCACAGAAATCCGTCGTCACACCCGCGACACGCCGCGCGTTGGCATCATCCTGGGGACCGGACTGGGCGGTTTGGTCGAGGACATCGAAGTCGAAGCCTCGCTGGATTACTCGGAGGTGCCGCACTTTTTGAAGTCCACCGCAACCAGCCACGCGGGACGTCTGATTATCGGCCGCATGGGTGGCGTTCCGGTGTTAGCGATGGAGGGTCGGTTCCACTTTTATGAAGGGTACGACTTGAAAGACATCACGTTGCCTGTGCGTGTCTTCAAGGCGATGGGAGCCGAGTTGCTGATCGTCAGCAATGCTTGCGGGGGAATGAACCCCTATTTCAACAACGGCGACATCATGGTGATCGAGGACCAGATCAACTTGATGGGTGGCAATCCATTGATCGGGATCAACGACGACCGCTTGGGGCCACGTTTTCCCGATATGTGCGAACCCTACGACCAAACTTGGATCGACCGCACGTTGGCCATCGCTCGACGCAATGAGATCTATCCTCACAAAGGTGTTTTTGTGGCCGTCGCGGGACCGTGCTTGGAAACACGCGCTGAATATCGCTACCTCCGTCAGATCGGTGCCGATGTCGTTGGAATGAGTACCGTTCCGGAAACGATCGTCGCCGTGCACGCCGGAATGAAAGTGGTTGGATTGAGCGTGATCACCGACATGTGTTTGCCAGACGCTCTGAAACCGGCCGATGTGTCGGAGATCATTGCGACGGCAAATGCCGCGGAGCCCAAGTTGCGAGCCATTGTTCGAGGCATCGTCGAAGAGTGCGGCGAAGTTCGGATCGCTTGA
- a CDS encoding DUF937 domain-containing protein has product MSELLEQVGRQMTPERISSLSRALGADESSVRNAVSAALPTLLGAVTRQADDPTQTAQLHHALERDHDGSVLDHLSGLFGSDEATQNAGVTSKTTAGGAILDHILGNKKERVEHGVSAASGLSMGQSTKLMMMLAPVLMGVLGQQRKSKGLSPDGLGDMLRQEKASVQQSADGGSMLGRMLDQDGDGDFDMMDVVQFGMGRLFGRK; this is encoded by the coding sequence ATGTCTGAATTGTTGGAACAAGTCGGTCGACAAATGACGCCCGAGCGTATCTCAAGTCTGAGTCGAGCGTTGGGCGCGGATGAGTCTTCGGTTCGGAATGCGGTCAGTGCCGCCTTGCCAACCTTGCTGGGCGCGGTGACGCGTCAAGCCGACGATCCCACTCAAACGGCTCAATTGCATCACGCGTTGGAGCGTGATCATGACGGTTCGGTGCTGGATCATTTGAGTGGATTGTTTGGTTCCGATGAGGCAACCCAAAATGCAGGCGTGACGTCCAAGACCACCGCTGGCGGCGCGATCTTGGATCACATCCTGGGCAACAAGAAAGAACGTGTCGAACATGGTGTCAGCGCAGCGAGCGGTCTTTCGATGGGACAATCGACCAAGTTGATGATGATGCTGGCGCCTGTCCTGATGGGCGTGCTGGGACAGCAGCGAAAGTCCAAGGGTTTGTCGCCCGATGGCTTGGGGGACATGCTTCGGCAAGAAAAGGCGTCGGTTCAGCAATCGGCCGATGGTGGCAGCATGTTGGGCCGGATGTTGGACCAAGACGGCGACGGCGACTTTGACATGATGGATGTCGTCCAGTTCGGCATGGGCCGGTTGTTCGGTCGCAAGTGA
- a CDS encoding GlcNAc transferase, with product MSTKLAFAIVAGCFIAGMTPAQVAWSVEQKPATPDMPSPQTELLAASAFDDRVQTTLRWWSDRDQWRSDVIQATRHPDPEIADRARWVQSQWQRGILTDTPTKLVAVLTKVTPAEAIEVLLEAGRFGAATVAIEEASGTIEYEAILARVSLVVESRYPIYARIAILQDSLPDFIAFLNLASANKKMALCRDDLLRRPGDSPTLPASAKNWREDQRVEALCVMHLLRGNHDAAAEIAQQHDELTQQKSADTDETNSSRHSLNRVVRMVTSDWKAIAEESAQAAKRLEQAAQKGSPVSKLNARDEAIRHWSDTLIAATRSGNTSLRQAAIDALTQDSTESLSPSYETLRWRSLLIHGEVDTAIDILEKQSPREAASIAIKTSRHARGLQLLGFDAEQLDTHLEQWLDEAIGQQRSVPEKELTSGAEVSPQDKVLDCLALMRVAIDVGRNDIAYRIASQLSDSRLYVKASPGRESVLTRHFVLATLAATAKTDWIFELAAPEKPSLLSRLSLRLVSRVVDPTSEELLYYLNWFLFQHRPDWSTEQCFITACEIARADPKDVRRHRQWIDVLGEHLRSGESESDLQLRTKVDEYTLSESDVPSSEQWKLLFEAHGRPDLVRAIVRGQASNGDLQARLNLLTDRHRDGWHAPTPEDFESIWQELISEPQTVLNAGLRDDAMVGFEIVLQQFLFAQRDGDQPLADQLGAQLRVMAASPSTDMRQQMADALAGAGMWDLAEDLYQSLLLVTAFESDETLALMDIARSYNRFVLRRTTATSPDEGNAAEAELERLPSSAIEKRQQAIRWYDLGFAGTLAASDYQEINYVTLPQLILRNQLELILQSDQQQLTSDEQQEIKRLFELLLRLEPIDIHSAELMLPRIKQLGMTELADEWLRRIVDAGQQHVRQFPLDATAANNVAWCAVRNQSRLDDALGLSRQAVAIEPDSAVYRDTLAEILAQRGEITQALQLERTSLLDDPGQWHLHLQIDRFESMQQAE from the coding sequence TTGAGTACCAAGCTAGCGTTCGCAATCGTTGCCGGGTGCTTCATCGCCGGCATGACTCCCGCTCAGGTTGCCTGGAGTGTTGAGCAAAAGCCGGCCACTCCGGACATGCCATCGCCCCAAACGGAGTTGCTCGCCGCGTCCGCATTTGATGATCGGGTCCAGACCACCCTGCGATGGTGGAGCGACCGCGATCAATGGCGATCGGATGTGATCCAGGCCACTCGCCATCCCGATCCCGAGATTGCAGACCGCGCCCGCTGGGTCCAATCGCAATGGCAGCGAGGAATCCTCACTGACACACCAACGAAACTGGTGGCCGTCCTGACGAAGGTCACTCCCGCCGAAGCGATCGAAGTGCTGCTCGAAGCGGGTCGTTTCGGCGCCGCCACCGTGGCGATCGAAGAAGCCTCGGGGACGATCGAATACGAGGCGATTCTTGCGCGAGTCTCGTTGGTCGTGGAATCTCGTTACCCGATCTACGCTCGAATCGCGATCCTGCAGGATTCGTTGCCGGACTTCATCGCGTTTCTCAACTTGGCTTCCGCCAACAAGAAAATGGCGTTGTGCCGCGACGACCTGCTTCGACGTCCTGGTGATTCGCCCACGCTTCCCGCCTCTGCGAAAAACTGGCGTGAGGACCAACGCGTCGAAGCGTTGTGCGTGATGCACTTGCTGCGAGGCAACCACGACGCCGCCGCAGAAATCGCCCAACAGCACGACGAACTGACCCAGCAAAAATCGGCCGACACCGACGAAACAAACTCTTCGCGGCACTCGCTCAATCGAGTCGTTCGGATGGTGACATCGGATTGGAAAGCGATCGCTGAAGAATCGGCCCAAGCAGCCAAGCGGCTCGAACAAGCGGCTCAAAAAGGATCTCCAGTCAGCAAGCTGAACGCTCGCGACGAAGCCATTCGGCATTGGTCCGACACGTTGATCGCCGCGACACGATCCGGCAACACATCGCTGCGTCAAGCAGCCATCGATGCCTTGACGCAAGACAGCACGGAAAGCTTGTCACCATCCTATGAAACGCTGCGTTGGCGATCGTTGTTGATCCACGGCGAAGTCGACACGGCGATCGACATCCTGGAAAAACAATCCCCGCGTGAGGCGGCCTCGATTGCGATCAAGACCTCTCGGCATGCACGTGGTTTGCAGTTGCTGGGCTTCGACGCAGAACAACTGGACACACACCTGGAACAATGGCTGGATGAAGCGATCGGGCAACAACGCAGTGTCCCGGAAAAGGAATTGACCTCCGGGGCAGAGGTCTCTCCCCAAGACAAGGTCTTGGATTGCCTTGCGTTGATGCGTGTGGCAATCGATGTGGGGCGGAACGACATCGCCTACCGGATCGCATCGCAACTCTCTGATTCCCGTCTGTATGTCAAAGCCAGTCCAGGCCGCGAATCCGTCCTGACTCGGCACTTCGTTTTGGCAACGTTGGCTGCCACCGCCAAAACCGACTGGATCTTCGAACTGGCTGCACCGGAAAAACCCAGCCTGCTGTCGCGTTTGTCGCTGCGATTGGTTTCGCGGGTGGTGGATCCAACCAGCGAAGAACTCCTGTATTACCTGAACTGGTTCCTCTTCCAACATCGCCCGGACTGGTCCACCGAGCAATGTTTCATCACAGCCTGCGAGATCGCGCGAGCCGACCCGAAAGACGTGCGCCGACATCGCCAATGGATCGATGTGCTTGGCGAGCACCTTCGTTCGGGGGAATCTGAAAGCGATCTCCAACTTCGCACCAAAGTGGATGAGTACACCTTGTCCGAATCGGACGTCCCTTCGTCCGAACAATGGAAACTGCTGTTCGAAGCACACGGACGCCCCGATCTTGTCCGAGCCATCGTTCGCGGCCAAGCGAGCAACGGCGATTTGCAGGCTCGACTGAACTTGCTCACCGATCGACATCGTGATGGATGGCATGCTCCCACCCCAGAAGACTTCGAAAGCATCTGGCAAGAACTGATCAGCGAACCGCAAACGGTCCTGAACGCAGGACTTCGAGATGACGCGATGGTTGGCTTTGAAATCGTCTTGCAGCAATTCTTGTTCGCCCAGCGTGATGGCGATCAACCACTGGCTGATCAACTTGGCGCACAACTGCGAGTCATGGCAGCTTCCCCATCGACCGACATGCGACAACAAATGGCGGACGCGTTGGCTGGCGCGGGCATGTGGGATCTCGCGGAAGACCTCTATCAATCGTTGCTGCTGGTCACCGCCTTCGAATCAGACGAAACGCTGGCGTTGATGGACATTGCCCGGTCCTACAACCGGTTTGTCTTGCGGCGCACCACGGCAACCTCCCCCGACGAAGGCAACGCTGCCGAAGCGGAACTGGAACGCCTGCCCTCCAGCGCCATTGAAAAACGCCAGCAAGCCATCCGTTGGTACGACCTCGGTTTCGCGGGAACCTTGGCAGCCTCCGACTATCAAGAGATCAACTACGTCACTCTGCCTCAGTTGATCTTGAGGAATCAACTGGAACTGATCCTGCAGTCCGATCAGCAGCAATTGACCTCGGACGAACAACAAGAAATCAAACGCCTCTTTGAGTTGCTGCTTCGCTTGGAACCCATCGACATCCACTCCGCGGAACTGATGCTGCCACGAATCAAGCAGCTTGGCATGACAGAATTGGCCGACGAATGGCTGCGCCGAATCGTGGACGCGGGCCAGCAACACGTGCGGCAATTCCCGCTCGATGCAACCGCCGCTAACAATGTGGCTTGGTGTGCCGTTCGCAACCAATCCCGATTGGACGACGCGCTCGGTCTGTCACGCCAAGCCGTTGCGATCGAACCGGACAGCGCCGTGTACCGAGACACACTCGCGGAAATCTTGGCCCAAAGAGGCGAAATCACCCAAGCTCTGCAGCTTGAACGAACCAGCCTCTTGGATGATCCGGGCCAATGGCACCTGCATCTGCAAATCGACCGCTTTGAGTCGATGCAGCAAGCTGAGTAG
- a CDS encoding HEAT repeat domain-containing protein, producing MAQWIVFLPHGILDMWKHFIAGTVVFVVALSTSSNGIQGQEPAEQNVEADAPEFPSEIVDRLFEMAVSDPSNSIRRNALIACASLPNEFDRFREAVSMCLDSPDVALRRQAVMYLPQVDLAPERKVAAAMDLLEARFVDRGKGFSMRESYNTPALEILDQHSELAEKELVSRLSENGPMTVFYLELANWVEIDLRENMDHLQELSKSDSPEVRGRTVLLWSKYLSIAMTKRAQAKHSVDRKDIDPKMFAYAERIIGRYDQDGSGSLVEQEWQPMLMSPASADVDHDGIITVEEYAAYLARRSQPNRSKR from the coding sequence ATGGCTCAATGGATCGTTTTTTTGCCCCATGGGATCTTGGACATGTGGAAACACTTCATCGCCGGCACCGTCGTTTTTGTGGTGGCTCTTTCCACGTCCAGCAATGGGATCCAGGGGCAGGAGCCCGCGGAGCAGAACGTCGAGGCGGATGCGCCGGAGTTCCCCAGTGAGATCGTCGATCGGCTTTTCGAAATGGCCGTCAGCGACCCATCGAACTCGATCCGTCGCAACGCGTTGATCGCCTGTGCTTCGCTGCCGAACGAATTCGATCGGTTTCGGGAAGCGGTTTCGATGTGTCTCGATTCGCCAGACGTCGCGTTGCGTCGCCAAGCAGTGATGTACCTCCCACAAGTCGACCTGGCACCGGAACGCAAAGTGGCTGCGGCCATGGATCTTTTGGAAGCCCGATTTGTCGATCGTGGCAAAGGCTTCTCGATGAGGGAATCCTACAACACTCCGGCGCTCGAAATCTTGGATCAACACTCTGAGCTGGCTGAGAAAGAGCTCGTTTCGCGACTCAGTGAGAATGGGCCGATGACAGTGTTTTATCTCGAATTGGCGAACTGGGTCGAAATCGACCTGCGTGAGAACATGGATCATTTGCAAGAACTTTCAAAGTCAGACAGTCCGGAGGTGCGAGGACGGACCGTCTTGCTGTGGTCGAAATATCTGTCAATCGCGATGACAAAACGTGCGCAGGCGAAGCACTCGGTGGATCGGAAGGACATCGATCCCAAAATGTTCGCGTACGCTGAGCGGATCATTGGCCGATACGACCAAGACGGTTCCGGTTCGCTCGTTGAGCAAGAGTGGCAGCCGATGTTGATGAGTCCCGCATCCGCGGATGTCGATCATGATGGAATCATCACGGTCGAAGAGTACGCTGCGTACCTTGCTCGCCGTTCGCAGCCCAATCGGTCGAAGAGATGA
- a CDS encoding DUF1592 domain-containing protein codes for MRNHPLRCTEFVTIGALTVLSVASTPASEPDRTAADALTKPSVSLEVVLQTHCVKCHAAGEEPAGDVALTELSNGNVADDLDRLQSLIDVLDLEEMPPEDEPELPPETRQELLAKLQATLHAAVAATKQYPRTPIRRMNRFQYNNAVVDLFDLKCIVFTLPERMLREHRGYFQPASGKMPDEVFAGSRPLGKSQMIEPRLAGVAAFPQDLRAEHGYDNQADHLSLSPLLMESFLKLGQSITESPDFEPQNVGVWKSFFAAPDDGADLDRVVRKRLKPFLTRAFRRPVRDALLDRYCQFVQRNLEQGTAFPVAMKAVAAAAISSPRFLYLYDTSSESQTASPVDDYELASRLSFFLWGSIPDSMLLDLAAEGRLHQPDVLTEQFERMIRDRKLKRFCDSFPSQWLQLERIISSVPNPDEFPQFYFLKYRDSMHMMLEPLLLFETVLIENQPITQLIDSDFTYRSDLLENAYGQLAVDPKRNGRGVQVVRFRRLPIKDRRTGGVITNAAVMTMTSGPERTQPITRGAWLAGVIFNNPPEPPPADVPALGEKPAEGEEHLTLRERLSMHRKRSDCKGCHEQIDPLGFALENFNPIGVWRDQYENGREVDMAGTLLRKHRFENVIEFKDALLAEKDRFTEALAGHLLSFALARPLSAADRVALDEITASVAADDYKMHTLLRQVVLSEPFQTKSFPQVASNSGP; via the coding sequence ATGCGGAATCATCCGCTGAGATGCACCGAATTCGTGACAATCGGTGCGTTGACGGTGTTGTCGGTCGCTTCGACACCCGCCTCCGAACCCGATCGAACCGCTGCGGACGCGTTGACGAAACCGTCCGTTTCGCTGGAAGTGGTGTTGCAAACTCACTGCGTGAAGTGTCATGCCGCAGGGGAGGAACCTGCCGGTGATGTGGCTTTGACGGAACTCAGCAACGGCAACGTGGCCGACGATCTGGATCGATTGCAAAGCCTGATCGACGTGTTGGACTTGGAGGAAATGCCGCCGGAGGATGAGCCGGAGTTGCCGCCAGAAACCCGCCAGGAATTACTCGCCAAGTTGCAAGCGACTCTGCACGCGGCAGTTGCCGCGACCAAGCAATATCCGCGCACGCCGATCCGACGGATGAATCGGTTTCAGTACAACAACGCGGTGGTGGATCTGTTTGATTTGAAATGCATTGTGTTCACGTTGCCGGAACGCATGCTGCGAGAACACCGTGGTTACTTTCAACCGGCCTCGGGGAAGATGCCCGACGAAGTGTTTGCGGGCAGTCGGCCGCTGGGGAAGTCTCAGATGATCGAGCCTCGGTTGGCGGGCGTCGCGGCGTTCCCTCAAGACTTGCGAGCTGAACACGGTTACGACAACCAAGCCGACCACCTGTCGCTGTCACCGTTGTTGATGGAATCCTTTTTAAAGCTCGGGCAATCGATCACCGAGAGCCCCGATTTCGAGCCCCAGAACGTCGGGGTGTGGAAGTCCTTCTTCGCGGCCCCGGATGACGGGGCGGACCTTGATCGAGTGGTGCGAAAGCGGTTGAAGCCCTTTTTGACGCGTGCGTTTCGACGTCCGGTCCGTGATGCGTTGTTGGACCGCTATTGCCAGTTCGTGCAGCGAAATCTCGAGCAGGGAACCGCCTTTCCCGTCGCCATGAAGGCGGTCGCGGCGGCTGCGATTTCCTCGCCCCGTTTTCTTTATCTGTATGACACATCGAGTGAGTCGCAAACGGCCTCGCCGGTGGACGACTATGAACTCGCGTCTCGCTTGTCGTTCTTCTTGTGGGGCAGCATTCCGGATTCAATGTTGCTGGACCTTGCTGCGGAAGGACGGTTGCATCAGCCGGATGTTTTGACGGAGCAATTCGAACGCATGATTCGCGATCGCAAACTCAAGCGATTTTGCGACAGCTTCCCTTCGCAGTGGCTGCAACTCGAACGCATCATTTCATCGGTGCCCAACCCCGATGAGTTCCCGCAATTCTATTTCTTGAAGTACCGGGACAGCATGCACATGATGCTGGAACCTCTGTTGCTGTTTGAGACGGTGTTGATTGAGAATCAACCGATCACTCAATTGATCGATTCCGATTTCACTTATCGATCCGATCTGTTGGAGAATGCCTACGGTCAATTGGCAGTTGACCCCAAGCGAAACGGCCGAGGGGTCCAGGTGGTTCGCTTTCGCCGTTTGCCGATCAAGGATCGACGCACCGGTGGTGTGATCACGAACGCCGCCGTGATGACGATGACGTCGGGCCCAGAACGCACGCAGCCGATCACCCGAGGGGCTTGGTTGGCGGGTGTGATTTTCAACAACCCGCCCGAGCCACCTCCTGCGGATGTGCCTGCGTTGGGCGAAAAGCCGGCGGAGGGCGAAGAGCATTTGACGCTTCGGGAACGACTCTCGATGCACCGCAAACGGTCCGACTGCAAAGGCTGTCACGAACAAATCGACCCCTTGGGATTCGCACTGGAGAACTTCAATCCCATCGGTGTTTGGCGAGATCAATACGAAAACGGTCGCGAGGTCGATATGGCGGGAACGCTGCTTCGCAAGCATCGTTTCGAAAATGTGATCGAGTTCAAGGATGCGTTGTTGGCGGAGAAAGATCGATTCACCGAGGCTCTGGCGGGGCATTTGCTAAGTTTCGCGTTGGCTCGGCCTTTGAGTGCTGCTGACCGTGTCGCGTTGGATGAAATCACGGCGAGCGTCGCAGCAGACGATTACAAAATGCACACCTTGCTTCGGCAAGTTGTTTTGAGCGAACCCTTTCAAACCAAATCATTCCCGCAAGTCGCGAGCAATTCAGGGCCATGA